The following nucleotide sequence is from Psilocybe cubensis strain MGC-MH-2018 chromosome 13, whole genome shotgun sequence.
ACCAACCTTAACTGAGATCAAGCTTGGAGATAGAAAACACTTACCCTTCCCAGCATGGCCACCACAGGAACCCCTCCCTCACCTAAAAGCCCAAACGCGAGGAAGCTCTTGTGGCCTTGCACTTCAATAACAAATGTCAGCTTATGACAACGCGCATATATAAACAACCCACCAGTGCTCTTCGAGAAGCCTGGGATGTTTTCATATGGGACTAGCTTAGTATCTCTGAAAATATCGACGATGCCGCTGAGACCAGATCCACAGACGATTCCAACACGTGGTTTCTGTAGGTTTTCAGGAAGTGCTGCCTTGATAGCGTCTATTGACGCTTGGAAAGAAACGGATGTATGAACCATGATAAATAGCGGTGTGTAAGAGCGAGATGTTATATGTTTAGATATACAACGAGCGACGGATCTCGCGGTGGTTTATGCAAGAGATAAAGAGCCAACATGTTGGTTAGATTAAGAGTTGCGAATGACCTCCGTATTGCCCCCGTATCTGATAAGCATGATCTCGGCTTGATCTCGGCTGTCCTGACATTATTAGCTGAGGACTATTTTACAGAGTATTATGTTCTCGACCTTGATAACAAGCGACTCCAATACCCATTCAAAACATGATATGCGAGGATTAGTGTCTACCTTGCGaaatttctttttcttggttttgGGGAATTGAAAAGGAATTCGAAGAGGCCCATCTGGCCTTGTGTTGACCTGGTGACGTCTGTGATCCGCCGGCTTTCACGGCACTTTCCGAATGATGTCCAATCTCCGTTTGAACTTGGTTGAGCAACTTGTTTCTGACCCCACCAAAACATAACGCAAACCGGCGTTCATATACCCATTTACATAAATTTCTGCGTGAGTACGCATGCTGTTGCATCATTACTCAATGCCTTTGCTCACAGATCTACAACCAATGGGATAACAGCACCCTTGTGACTGCCTTGTACCTGTTCGCACTTTGGCTGTCCAGTATAGGCTCAAAGCGACACTTCTTAAACGTTTTCCCTGAGCGCTGGTATGCCAAGTCTAGCTTTATTTTGGAATGATCAGGATACAAGACACATGTCAGCAGTAAGATTAACATTCACACATTCGACTTGTCTTGTGAAAAATAGATTCTTGTCGACGTCGTGGATGCAGTCCTTGTGCTTGGCATAGTAAAGCGCGAGGTTCACGTATTACTCTAAGTTCCTGGCTCATGCGTGCACTATCCTCTACGGAGATTGCATGGACTTTGCGATTTCTGTTTGAAAAAATGTCACGGTTGACATTTTCGTATTACTGTATCTGATGAGTCTCCAGGGGAGAATTGCCGTGTGGAATGGCGAAAACTCCTATGATAGATGTACATGTTGGAGTTGTCAGCGGTCAATGCACGGAGTGACTAACCGAGCAAGTGCTATACTATAAAATAACATTTATTTCAGTAGCCTAAAGGAAAGCGACAACAAAGGATTGTAAAAGTTTAGCTCGGATCCAGTCACAGTAAATTTGAAGTAGGCCATGAGGGGTAAAAGTCCAGATAGTAGAATGAGTAATATGCTGTAAAGATATTCCAATGAAACCGCCAAATACAATTTTTGTCCATCCAGTGCCAACAAAGTCCGCGATCTCCTGGGTGTCGCCCATTCTATAGTAGCAAGCCAATAACCAGCCCAGCGAGAGACAAAACCCCACCAAGAACAGAAGGAACGCTGAGTGCATTTGCTGCAGATTTTCCTGAATTATCCGAATTAGTCCCATCCTTACCTCCTGCGTCAGACCCACCCTTCGCTGTGCCTGTGGGAGCTGATGAGCTAACGACAGGAGTGGTAGTGAAAATTCCAGCTATATCATTGTATCCGTTAGATCGCTATGTAAAGAGAGAACAATGCATCATTAAAAAAGTACTGACCTGATACAGCTGCCGACAGCGGTGGAGGATTGGTGTTGTTAAGGTTGGTCTCGATGTATGCATCAGCCATAGTCTTTCCTAGGCAAGAGATGACAGGCTTGATGCTGAAAGCAGGCTTGCGGTTAAGGGCGTCCGGAAGGATATAACCTGTGGCAACCTCCACAGTTTGTTCAAACAGATCATGCTCGAGAACGATGAAGCCGTGGTTCATAGTATTGGCATTGGCCACAATATCTTCCCAGTTCTGCAGAACCTGTTGAACGGAAGTTCCTCCGCCGGCAATGAAGAAATCTGAACACGGGTTGGATGTGAACGTTAGACATTACTAGCACAAATGTGTGGACCTACCGCCGGTGTCAAAAGCAGACACGGCGCTGACACGGGTCCACATGATGGGAGTGAGGCCCATTGCCAACGAAATGGCTCGGACACGGTCACTGGAAAGGGTATCAAAGCATGTCAAATTAGCACTATTCTTAGAACAAAGTTCATTCACGCACTCAATGTCACCATAAGGTGGGCGCATCGTATTGGGAGTGACACCCAGAACATCTTTGATGATCTTCTTGGACCATCCCAGCTCTGCAATAACCTGCTCGTTTGTCAAGCTGGTAAGGGGAGCAGCGTGACTCCAGGTGTGGACCGAGATTTGATGCTGTCCCATGTACTGGCTCTGAAGCATGATCGGGTGTTGGAAGACGCGGGAACCAACGACGAAGAATGTAGCCTTCAGTTTTTGTTCGTCCAAATAGTTGATCAAGTTCGGGGTGTATGGCGCGGGTCCATCATCATACGTCAACCCCCAGTCCATAGGTGTAGGGCATTGGGTAATGTCGCTCGTGCGATTGCATCCACCACACGACCACCAGCACCGAGAAGTATCAGCTGCAGCAGCCGCGTTCACACCTCCGCATCCAGCACCTGTAACAGGGCACACCGAAATCAATAAATTTATTAAATCATGATAAAGGATAGGGCTAACTTGGATCGGTAGGAGCGAAGTCTGGAATAACGACACCTGAATTTTTGACATCTTGAATCCACTGTAGAACCTCTGGAGAATCTGTTGGAGGTACATGGTCCACGGGCGGATAGCTATCAGCAGGAAGGGGTAGCGCCGTAACTGTACAACATAGCATCAAAGTGTTAGAATGACATGACAGATCCACACTGGAATGATTAGTTATACGTACGACTCGGCAGAGGAGGTGCGCCTGGCAAAAACGTTGGGGTCGATCCGAAAGCTGCAGTAGACGTGTAGATGATCTGGGCAACACTGGATTGTGCCGAATTAATCTCAGACAAGGGTACAGCTGTCGGGTTTGTAGCCGCAAGGGTGAAGCTTAGAGTGGGTGTTGCTGAGACAgaggtggaagtggaggCGGGTACTCCGGTGGCGATGCTTGATGGGGAGGTTGATGCCCCAGTGGGgggcggaggaggtggaggaggaggtggtggtggtggtggaggaggaggagatgccGGCGCACTAGTTGCAACAGGACTTCCAGATGCAGCAGGTGGTACAGACGATCCAGACGATGCGGAAGCACGGGCGTTTAGAATAGCATTATGGCGAGCATTAAGATTATCAATATGAGCAAAGGCAAGTACAGGgaagaaggtgaagaaaATCGGTCTGGAGACCCTCATGGCCGGAAAAAGACGCAACAATCAAAGGGAGAATTTCTCCCAACATCTCTTTTCTACTTTTTATCGGGAACATGGTAGTTAAAA
It contains:
- a CDS encoding Chitin deacetylase translates to MRVSRPIFFTFFPVLAFAHIDNLNARHNAILNARASASSGSSVPPAASGSPVATSAPASPPPPPPPPPPPPPPPPPTGASTSPSSIATGVPASTSTSVSATPTLSFTLAATNPTAVPLSEINSAQSSVAQIIYTSTAAFGSTPTFLPGAPPLPSLTALPLPADSYPPVDHVPPTDSPEVLQWIQDVKNSGVVIPDFAPTDPSAGCGGVNAAAAADTSRCWWSCGGCNRTSDITQCPTPMDWGLTYDDGPAPYTPNLINYLDEQKLKATFFVVGSRVFQHPIMLQSQYMGQHQISVHTWSHAAPLTSLTNEQVIAELGWSKKIIKDVLGVTPNTMRPPYGDIDDRVRAISLAMGLTPIMWTRVSAVSAFDTGDFFIAGGGTSVQQVLQNWEDIVANANTMNHGFIVLEHDLFEQTVEVATGYILPDALNRKPAFSIKPVISCLGKTMADAYIETNLNNTNPPPLSAAVSAGIFTTTPVVSSSAPTGTAKGGSDAGGKDGTNSDNSGKSAANALSVPSVLGGVLSLAGLVIGLLL